The Tripterygium wilfordii isolate XIE 37 chromosome 17, ASM1340144v1, whole genome shotgun sequence genome has a window encoding:
- the LOC119982157 gene encoding chlorophyll a-b binding protein CP24 10A, chloroplastic-like gives MAAATSGAVLNGLGSSFLRGARRSQAFLAGAARVDGGGAIAGTRKLVVAAAVQPKKSWIPGVRGGGNLIDPDWLDGTLPGDYGFDPLGLGKDPAFLKWYREAELIHGRWAMAAVVGIFVGQAWSGIPWFEAGAAPGAVAPFSFGSLLGTQLLLMGWVESKRWVDFFNPESQSVEWATPWSRTAENFSNSTGEQGYPGGKFFDPLGFAGTLNNGEYIPDTEKLERLKLAEIKHARLAMVAMLIFYFEAGQGKTPLGALGL, from the exons ATGGCTGCAGCTACATCCGGTGCAGTGCTAAATGGGTTGGGATCTTCCTTCTTGCGCGGAGCGAGGAGAAGCCAGGCCTTCTTGGCTGGTGCTGCGAGAGTGGATGGAGGTGGTGCCATTGCTGGTACCAGGAAGTTGGTGGTTGCAGCCGCTGTTCAGCCTAAGAAGTCTTGGATTCCTGGTGTCAGAGGCGGTGGCAACTTGATTGACCCGGACTGGTTAGATGGCAC GCTTCCAGGTGACTATGGTTTCGACCCACTCGGCCTAGGCAAGGACCCAGCATTCCTGAAGTGGTACCGAGAAGCAGAGCTAATCCATGGCAGGTGGGCTATGGCGGCGGTGGTCGGAATCTTCGTGGGGCAAGCATGGAGCGGCATCCCGTGGTTTGAGGCCGGAGCAGCTCCCGGTGCCGTTGCACCATTTTCATTCGGGTCCCTCTTGGGCACTCAGCTTCTCCTcatgggttgggtggaaagcaAGCGGTGGGTGGACTTCTTCAACCCAGAGTCACAGTCCGTGGAATGGGCGACGCCATGGTCAAGAACCGCAGAGAACTTTTCGAACTCCACCGGCGAACAGGGGTACCCAGGAGGCAAGTTCTTTGATCCACTGGGGTTTGCAGGGACGCTGAATAATGGTGAGTATATTCCTGATACTGAGAAGCTTGAGAGACTCAAATTGGCTGAGATTAAGCATGCTAGGCTTGCTATGGTGGCTATGTTGATCTTCTATTTTGAAGCTGGACAAGGCAAGACGCCACTTGGTGCTCTTGGATTGTAG